From the Planktothrix tepida PCC 9214 genome, one window contains:
- the nifN gene encoding nitrogenase iron-molybdenum cofactor biosynthesis protein NifN: MATVISPKKPVAVNPLKQSQPLGAALAFLGLKGTMPLLHGSQGCTAFAKVLLVRHFREAIPLSTTAMTEVSTILGGEENVEIAILTLLEKAKPEIIGLCTTGLTETRGDDMEGILRTVKQEHPELKDFPIIFVSTPDFKGALQDGYAATVESIIREIPVAGETQKNQVTLLVSSAFTPGDVEEIKEIVTAFGFDAIAVPDLSTSLDGHLSDGGYTATTTGGTTLTNLKRIGSSNFTLALGESMRVVAEILHQRFGTEYQVFPRLTGLKAVDEFLMKLSQLSSSPVPEKYCRQRRQLQDAMLDTHFYFGRKRVCLALEPDLLYSTSVFLQEMGAEIQAAITTTQSPLLDKIPVESVIIGDLEDLENLAIASDLLISNSNAKGVSEKLHIPLYRLGIPIFDRLGNGYFSTVGYRGSKEFLFNLGNLLLEQEENSHHSLGFDSP; this comes from the coding sequence ATGGCTACTGTAATCTCCCCTAAAAAACCAGTTGCGGTTAATCCGCTTAAACAATCTCAGCCTTTGGGTGCAGCGTTGGCATTCTTAGGTTTAAAAGGAACAATGCCTTTGTTGCATGGTTCCCAAGGTTGTACCGCCTTTGCTAAAGTTTTGCTGGTGCGACATTTCCGAGAAGCGATTCCGTTAAGTACAACGGCAATGACGGAAGTAAGTACAATTTTAGGCGGAGAAGAAAATGTTGAAATTGCCATTTTAACGCTCTTAGAAAAGGCAAAACCAGAAATTATCGGACTCTGTACAACTGGGTTAACAGAAACACGGGGAGATGATATGGAGGGTATCCTCAGAACCGTGAAACAAGAACATCCTGAATTAAAAGATTTTCCGATTATTTTTGTTTCAACACCTGATTTTAAGGGAGCATTACAAGATGGTTATGCAGCTACAGTAGAAAGTATTATTCGAGAAATTCCGGTAGCTGGAGAAACTCAAAAAAATCAAGTAACGCTATTAGTAAGTTCTGCTTTTACGCCGGGAGATGTTGAGGAAATTAAAGAAATTGTTACTGCTTTTGGATTTGATGCGATCGCTGTTCCTGACCTCTCCACATCTTTAGACGGTCACTTATCAGATGGAGGCTATACCGCAACGACAACGGGGGGGACAACTTTAACGAATTTAAAGCGTATTGGTTCCTCGAATTTTACCCTGGCTTTGGGAGAAAGTATGCGGGTGGTGGCGGAGATTTTACATCAACGTTTTGGTACTGAATATCAGGTATTTCCTCGGCTTACTGGATTAAAAGCGGTTGATGAATTTTTAATGAAATTATCTCAGTTGAGTTCATCTCCGGTTCCTGAAAAATATTGTCGTCAACGTCGCCAATTACAGGATGCCATGTTAGACACTCACTTCTATTTTGGTCGGAAGCGAGTTTGTTTAGCCCTTGAACCGGATTTACTGTATTCAACGAGTGTTTTTTTACAGGAAATGGGGGCAGAAATTCAAGCGGCAATTACCACAACTCAATCCCCTTTACTTGACAAAATTCCCGTTGAATCTGTTATAATTGGAGACTTAGAAGACCTAGAAAATTTAGCGATCGCTTCTGATTTATTAATCTCCAATTCTAATGCTAAAGGCGTGAGTGAAAAACTACACATTCCCCTTTATCGGCTAGGAATTCCCATCTTTGATCGCTTAGGAAATGGTTACTTTTCAACCGTAGGTTATCGGGGAAGTAAAGAATTTTTATTCAATTTAGGGAATCTGCTTCTGGAACAGGAAGAAAATAGCCATCATTCGTTGGGGTTTGATTCCCCCTAA
- the nifE gene encoding nitrogenase iron-molybdenum cofactor biosynthesis protein NifE translates to MKLTSAKIAELLAEKACEHNHKKDGDKKNKACKQQAQPGAAQGGCAFDGASIALVPITDVAHLVHGPIACAGNAWGSRGSLSSGSKLYKIGFTTDLSENDVIFGGEKKLYKAILEIKNRYQPAAVFVYSTCVTALIGDDLDAVCEAASTKVGIPVIPVQSPGFVGSKNLGNRIGGETLLDYVVGTAEPDYTTPYDINLIGEYNIAGEMWGVLPLFEKLGIRVLAKITGDSRYQEICTAHRAKLNVMICSKALINMARKMEEKYGIPYLEESFYGIDDMNRCLRNIAQKIGDADLQERTEQLIAEETAKLDEQLATYRARLKGKRVVLYTGGVKSWSIISAAKDLGMEVVATSTKKSTEEDKAKIKDLLGKDGIMLEKGNAAELLKVIDKTKADMLIAGGRNQYTALKAKIPFLDINQERHHPYSGYVGMVEMARELDEALYSPIWEQIRQPAPWELRIADD, encoded by the coding sequence ATGAAACTCACAAGCGCGAAAATTGCTGAATTGCTGGCGGAAAAGGCTTGCGAACACAATCACAAAAAAGATGGCGACAAGAAGAATAAAGCGTGTAAGCAACAAGCCCAACCCGGTGCTGCCCAAGGGGGTTGTGCCTTTGATGGTGCCAGTATTGCCCTGGTTCCGATTACCGATGTTGCCCATTTAGTACATGGCCCCATTGCCTGTGCTGGGAACGCCTGGGGCAGTCGTGGCAGTTTGTCTTCCGGTTCCAAGCTTTACAAAATTGGCTTTACCACTGATTTAAGTGAAAATGATGTCATTTTTGGGGGTGAGAAAAAGCTTTATAAAGCCATTTTGGAAATTAAAAACCGTTATCAACCCGCAGCAGTTTTTGTTTATTCCACTTGTGTAACAGCCTTAATTGGCGATGACTTAGATGCGGTTTGTGAGGCGGCGAGTACAAAAGTTGGAATTCCTGTGATTCCCGTTCAGTCTCCGGGTTTTGTTGGGAGTAAAAACTTAGGAAATCGGATTGGGGGAGAAACTTTACTAGACTATGTTGTCGGTACAGCCGAACCAGATTATACCACGCCCTACGATATTAATTTAATCGGGGAATACAATATTGCTGGGGAAATGTGGGGCGTTCTTCCCTTATTTGAAAAGTTAGGAATTCGGGTTCTGGCTAAAATTACAGGGGATAGTCGTTACCAAGAAATCTGTACAGCCCATCGAGCCAAACTCAACGTCATGATTTGTTCAAAGGCGTTGATTAATATGGCGAGAAAAATGGAAGAAAAATATGGGATTCCCTATTTGGAAGAATCCTTTTATGGCATTGATGACATGAATCGCTGTTTGCGAAACATTGCTCAAAAAATTGGGGACGCAGACTTACAAGAGCGCACCGAACAATTAATTGCTGAGGAAACTGCCAAGTTAGATGAACAACTGGCGACCTATCGAGCTCGTTTAAAAGGAAAACGAGTAGTTCTGTACACAGGAGGGGTTAAAAGTTGGTCGATTATTTCCGCCGCTAAAGATTTAGGAATGGAAGTTGTCGCCACCAGCACGAAAAAAAGTACAGAAGAAGATAAGGCAAAAATCAAAGATTTGCTGGGCAAAGATGGCATCATGTTGGAAAAAGGAAATGCGGCTGAATTACTGAAAGTAATTGACAAAACAAAAGCAGATATGTTAATTGCAGGGGGACGAAATCAATACACTGCTTTAAAAGCCAAAATTCCCTTTTTAGATATTAACCAAGAACGCCATCATCCCTATTCCGGTTATGTCGGAATGGTGGAAATGGCAAGGGAATTAGACGAAGCTTTATATAGCCCTATTTGGGAACAAATTCGTCAACCCGCCCCTTGGGAATTACGAATAGCTGATGACTAA
- a CDS encoding Mo-dependent nitrogenase C-terminal domain-containing protein — translation MITFSLHKKLDILWPLRQWIDGLEIHDRNFAHLICQLIPGQCPFERNITLLVGWTLHIPPLCKFNPLYDELIALRFRALTYLADVCGEQAS, via the coding sequence ATGATTACTTTCTCCCTTCATAAGAAGCTGGATATCCTCTGGCCGTTGCGTCAATGGATAGATGGATTAGAAATTCACGATCGCAACTTCGCCCACCTGATCTGTCAACTTATCCCCGGTCAATGTCCCTTTGAACGAAACATCACGTTATTAGTTGGATGGACGTTACACATTCCTCCCCTGTGTAAGTTCAACCCTTTATACGATGAATTAATTGCCCTGCGGTTCCGCGCCCTCACCTACCTCGCTGATGTTTGTGGCGAACAAGCCAGTTAA
- the nifK gene encoding nitrogenase molybdenum-iron protein subunit beta — MAQNVENIKDHATLFQEQEYQELFTNKKEFEGGHDPDEVARIAEWTKTWEYRDKNFAREALTVNPAKACQPLGAILAAVGFESTLPFVHGSQGCVAYFRTHFTRHFKEPFSAVSSSMTEDAAVFGGLNNMIDGLANAYALYKPKMIALCTTCMAEVIGDDLGAFISNSKEAGSVPKDFPVPYAHTPSFVGSHITGYDNMMKGILSNLTAGQKKETTNGKVNLIPGFETYIGNLREVKRMASLMGANYTLLADNSDYLDSPNDGEYRMYQGGTKLDDAADAINAEATIALQAYSTSKTRDYIAKEWGQKTSVSRPVGIRGTDEFLMALSELTGNPIPQELELERGRAVDAITDSQSWIHGKRIALYGDPDLVYGLVSFLLELGAEPVHIVVSNSNPEFEAELKALLDSSPYGQEATIWGGKDLWHMRSLLFTEPVDLLIGNSYGKYLWRDTKTPFVRIGYPIFDRHHLHRYATFGYQGTINLLNWIVNTLLDELDRNTIIPSKTDISYDLIR, encoded by the coding sequence ATGGCTCAGAATGTAGAGAATATTAAAGATCACGCAACGCTGTTCCAAGAACAAGAATATCAGGAACTTTTCACCAATAAGAAAGAATTTGAAGGTGGACACGACCCGGATGAAGTCGCCCGGATTGCTGAGTGGACAAAAACCTGGGAATATCGGGATAAAAACTTTGCCCGTGAAGCCTTAACCGTCAACCCCGCGAAAGCTTGCCAACCGTTAGGCGCGATTTTAGCCGCCGTAGGTTTCGAGTCTACCCTTCCCTTCGTTCACGGTTCTCAAGGGTGTGTGGCTTACTTCCGCACCCACTTCACTCGCCACTTTAAAGAACCCTTCTCGGCGGTTTCCTCTTCCATGACCGAAGATGCTGCCGTGTTTGGTGGACTCAACAACATGATTGATGGGTTGGCGAATGCCTACGCCCTATATAAACCTAAAATGATTGCCCTCTGTACGACTTGTATGGCAGAGGTAATTGGGGATGACTTGGGGGCGTTTATTTCCAACTCCAAGGAAGCGGGTTCTGTGCCTAAAGACTTCCCGGTTCCTTATGCCCATACTCCTAGCTTTGTCGGTTCCCATATCACGGGTTACGACAATATGATGAAGGGGATTCTGTCTAACTTAACCGCAGGTCAGAAGAAAGAAACCACCAATGGCAAAGTTAACTTAATCCCTGGTTTTGAAACCTATATTGGCAACCTGCGGGAAGTTAAACGGATGGCGTCTTTAATGGGGGCAAATTATACCCTGTTGGCGGATAATTCTGATTATCTCGACTCGCCCAATGATGGGGAATATCGGATGTATCAAGGGGGAACCAAATTAGACGATGCAGCCGATGCTATTAATGCAGAAGCAACGATCGCATTACAAGCTTATTCCACCTCAAAAACACGGGATTATATTGCTAAAGAATGGGGACAAAAAACCTCCGTTTCCCGTCCTGTTGGAATTCGGGGAACCGATGAATTCTTGATGGCTTTATCTGAACTGACGGGTAATCCTATCCCCCAAGAATTGGAACTTGAACGGGGACGGGCAGTAGACGCGATTACAGATTCTCAATCTTGGATTCATGGTAAACGCATTGCCCTGTATGGTGATCCTGATTTAGTTTATGGTTTAGTTAGCTTCTTGCTGGAGTTAGGGGCTGAACCAGTGCATATTGTGGTTAGCAACAGCAACCCAGAATTTGAAGCTGAGTTAAAAGCGTTGTTAGATTCCAGTCCCTATGGTCAAGAAGCGACGATCTGGGGGGGTAAAGATTTATGGCATATGCGTTCACTCCTCTTCACCGAACCCGTTGATTTGCTGATTGGCAACTCCTACGGAAAATATCTGTGGCGTGATACTAAAACCCCCTTCGTCCGCATTGGCTATCCGATCTTTGATCGTCATCACTTGCATCGGTATGCTACTTTTGGATACCAAGGTACGATCAACCTCTTAAATTGGATTGTCAATACCCTCCTTGACGAACTCGATCGCAACACAATTATCCCTTCCAAAACTGATATCTCTTACGACTTGATTCGTTAA
- the nifD gene encoding nitrogenase molybdenum-iron protein alpha chain, producing the protein MTPPETITYPETTTEATTEATVDVETRHGTSVPIDTKALIQEVLDSYPEKSRKKREKHLNVYEEGKSDCGVKSNIKSLPGVMTTRGCAYAGSKGVVWGPIKDMIHISHGPVGCGYYSWSGRRNYYIGTTGIDTFGTMQFTSDFQERDIVFGGDKKLSKLIDELEELFPLNRGISIQSECPIGLIGDDIEAVARTKSKQTGKTVVPVRCEGFRGVSQSLGHHIANDTIRDWVFPKADKAKKEGTISFEPGPYDVAIIGDYNIGGDAWSSRILLEEIGLRVVAQWSGDGTLQEMMLTPQVKLNLIHCYRSMNYISRHMEEAYGIPWLEYNFFGPTEIAASLRAIAAKFDETIQAKAEEVIARYQAQADAIIEKFGPRLQGKKVALMVGGLRPRHVVPAFKDLGMEIISTGYEFGHNDDYKRTTHYVEGGTLIYDDVTGYEFEEFVKALKPDLVASGIKEKYVFQKMALPFRQMHSWDYSGPYHGYDGFAIFARDMDLALNSPTWDLVKAPWKK; encoded by the coding sequence ATGACACCTCCAGAAACCATTACCTATCCAGAAACCACCACTGAAGCCACAACTGAGGCAACGGTTGATGTAGAGACGCGCCATGGCACGTCTGTACCAATTGATACAAAAGCACTGATTCAAGAAGTCCTAGATTCCTATCCCGAAAAAAGCCGTAAAAAACGGGAAAAACACCTCAATGTCTATGAAGAAGGTAAATCGGATTGTGGTGTGAAGTCCAATATCAAATCTCTTCCAGGTGTGATGACCACTAGAGGCTGCGCCTACGCCGGATCGAAAGGGGTGGTCTGGGGGCCGATCAAAGACATGATCCATATTAGTCATGGCCCTGTTGGTTGCGGTTATTACTCTTGGTCAGGTCGTCGCAACTACTACATCGGGACAACGGGTATCGACACCTTTGGCACGATGCAATTTACCTCAGATTTCCAAGAACGGGATATCGTCTTCGGGGGTGACAAAAAACTTTCCAAGCTGATTGATGAACTCGAAGAACTCTTCCCCTTAAATCGAGGGATTAGTATTCAATCTGAATGCCCCATCGGGTTAATTGGGGATGATATTGAAGCCGTCGCCCGTACAAAATCGAAACAAACAGGCAAAACTGTTGTTCCTGTGCGCTGCGAAGGATTCCGGGGTGTATCTCAATCCCTCGGACACCATATCGCCAATGACACCATCCGCGACTGGGTATTCCCGAAAGCCGATAAAGCCAAAAAAGAAGGAACCATCAGCTTTGAACCTGGCCCTTATGATGTGGCAATTATTGGGGACTATAACATCGGGGGTGATGCTTGGTCGAGCCGGATTTTATTAGAAGAAATTGGCTTGCGGGTTGTGGCTCAGTGGTCTGGAGATGGCACACTGCAAGAAATGATGCTCACCCCTCAAGTGAAGCTGAATCTGATTCACTGCTATCGGTCAATGAACTATATCAGCCGTCACATGGAGGAAGCTTACGGAATCCCCTGGTTAGAATATAACTTCTTTGGCCCTACGGAAATTGCTGCCTCCTTACGAGCCATTGCCGCTAAATTTGACGAAACCATCCAAGCGAAAGCAGAAGAAGTTATTGCTCGTTATCAAGCCCAAGCGGATGCCATTATTGAGAAATTCGGCCCCCGTCTGCAAGGGAAGAAAGTGGCTCTCATGGTCGGAGGCTTACGTCCTCGCCACGTTGTTCCTGCCTTCAAAGATCTGGGGATGGAAATTATCTCTACGGGTTATGAGTTTGGTCATAATGACGACTACAAACGCACCACCCACTATGTCGAAGGTGGCACACTCATTTATGACGACGTAACAGGTTATGAATTTGAGGAATTTGTTAAAGCCTTAAAACCTGACCTCGTAGCCTCTGGAATTAAAGAAAAATATGTCTTCCAGAAAATGGCACTGCCTTTCCGCCAAATGCACTCCTGGGATTATTCCGGCCCCTATCACGGTTATGACGGTTTCGCGATCTTCGCCCGTGACATGGACTTAGCCCTCAATAGCCCCACCTGGGATTTAGTCAAAGCCCCTTGGAAGAAATAA
- the nifH gene encoding nitrogenase iron protein has translation MRQIAFYGKGGIGKSTTSQNTIAALAEMKKRIMIVGCDPKADSTRLMLHSKAQTTILHLAAERGAVEDLELDEVLLTGWGGVRCVESGGPEPGVGCAGRGIITAINFLEENGAYEDLDYVSYDVLGDVVCGGFAMPIREGKAQEIYIVTSGEMMAMYAANNISRGILKYAHSGGVRLGGLICNSRKVDKEIELIEALADKLGTQMIHFVPRDNVVQHAELRRMTVIEYSSDHPQADEYRALAKKIDENTKLTIPTPLSMDELEELLVEFGILGDDKEYEHLVGKTAKEVAAV, from the coding sequence ATCAGACAAATCGCATTCTACGGTAAAGGCGGTATCGGTAAATCCACCACCTCCCAAAACACGATCGCAGCGTTAGCAGAAATGAAAAAGCGGATCATGATCGTGGGTTGTGACCCCAAAGCAGACTCGACCCGCTTAATGCTGCACAGCAAAGCCCAAACCACAATTCTGCATCTAGCAGCCGAACGCGGCGCCGTTGAAGACCTGGAACTGGATGAAGTGTTGTTAACTGGATGGGGTGGTGTCCGTTGCGTGGAATCGGGTGGCCCAGAACCTGGTGTCGGTTGCGCTGGACGGGGAATTATTACCGCCATTAACTTCCTTGAAGAAAATGGCGCCTATGAAGATTTAGATTATGTCAGCTATGACGTATTAGGGGACGTTGTATGCGGTGGTTTCGCCATGCCCATTCGGGAAGGCAAAGCCCAAGAAATTTACATTGTTACCTCCGGTGAAATGATGGCAATGTATGCTGCCAATAACATTTCTCGCGGGATTCTCAAATACGCTCACTCCGGTGGTGTCCGCCTCGGTGGTTTAATCTGCAACAGCCGTAAAGTTGATAAAGAAATCGAACTGATTGAAGCCCTGGCTGATAAACTCGGCACACAAATGATCCACTTTGTTCCTCGTGATAATGTGGTGCAACACGCTGAACTGCGTCGGATGACAGTGATCGAATATAGCTCTGATCACCCTCAAGCCGATGAATACCGGGCTTTAGCGAAGAAAATTGACGAAAATACTAAACTCACCATTCCTACTCCCTTATCGATGGATGAGTTAGAAGAATTACTGGTCGAGTTTGGTATTTTGGGCGACGACAAAGAATACGAGCATCTCGTTGGCAAAACTGCCAAAGAAGTTGCAGCCGTCTAA
- the nifU gene encoding Fe-S cluster assembly protein NifU produces MWDYTEKVMDLFYNPQHQGTIEDCNEPGLKIVTGEVGSIACGDALRLHLKIDEQTDKILDARFQTFGCASAIASSSALTEIIIGMTVDQALNLTNREIAEYLGGLPEEKMHCSVMGQEALEAAIFSYKGIPLANHEEDESAMVCRCFGISETRIKKVIHENKLTDAEQVTNYIKAGGGCTSCLADIDDLIAAVWQNPDFEVPVTPEISPQPLLTNLQKITLIQQVIDTEIKPFLALDGGDVALYDVEGDKVKVILQGACGSCSSSLVTLKVAIEGKLRERVLPTLIVEAVNPY; encoded by the coding sequence ATGTGGGACTATACAGAAAAAGTCATGGATCTCTTCTATAATCCCCAACATCAGGGAACCATAGAAGATTGCAACGAACCTGGATTAAAAATTGTCACTGGAGAAGTTGGAAGCATTGCTTGTGGAGATGCCCTCAGACTCCATCTCAAAATTGATGAACAGACCGATAAAATTTTAGACGCTCGGTTTCAAACCTTTGGTTGTGCTAGTGCGATCGCTTCTTCTTCCGCCTTAACCGAAATCATCATTGGCATGACCGTTGATCAAGCGTTAAACCTCACAAACCGTGAAATTGCTGAATATCTCGGAGGTTTACCCGAAGAAAAAATGCACTGTTCGGTCATGGGACAAGAAGCCTTAGAAGCGGCGATTTTCTCCTACAAAGGCATCCCTCTGGCTAACCATGAAGAAGATGAAAGTGCTATGGTGTGCCGCTGTTTCGGAATCAGCGAAACCCGAATTAAAAAGGTGATTCATGAAAACAAACTCACCGATGCCGAACAGGTGACAAATTACATTAAAGCGGGGGGCGGATGTACGTCTTGTCTGGCCGACATTGATGATTTAATTGCTGCGGTTTGGCAAAACCCTGATTTTGAAGTTCCAGTTACCCCAGAAATCAGCCCTCAACCCCTCCTGACGAATTTACAAAAAATCACCTTAATTCAACAGGTGATAGATACCGAAATTAAACCTTTCCTCGCTTTGGATGGCGGTGATGTCGCCCTATACGACGTTGAGGGAGACAAAGTAAAAGTCATTCTGCAAGGAGCTTGTGGTTCCTGTTCCAGCAGCTTAGTCACCTTAAAAGTTGCCATTGAAGGCAAATTGCGAGAACGGGTACTACCCACCTTAATCGTTGAAGCCGTTAACCCTTATTAA
- the nifS gene encoding cysteine desulfurase NifS, whose translation MSVIYLDNNATTQVDPLVAEAMLPFLTQYYGNPSSMHTFGGQVGKAIKQAREQVAALLGAEPTEIVFTSCGTEGNNTAIRAALATNPNKKHIITTEVEHAAILSQCRQLESQGYQVTYLSVNRQGQLDLDELEASLTGGTAVVSIMYANNETGVVFPIEQIGQIVKAKGAIFHVDAVQAVGKIPLDLKNSTIDLLTLSGHKLHAPKGIGVLYVRKGVRFRPLLLGGHQERGRRGGTENVPGIIALGKASELALVHLADVKKEQQLRDRLEQGLLAKIPNCEVNGHPIQRLPNTSNIGFKYIEGEAILLSLNQYGICASSGSACTSGSLEPSHVLRALGLPYSVLHGSIRFSLSRYTTDEEIDTVLKVMPEIVERLRALSPFKSDEEAWLKEQEKAIATAQS comes from the coding sequence ATGTCTGTTATTTATCTTGATAACAATGCCACCACCCAGGTAGATCCCTTAGTTGCTGAGGCAATGCTACCCTTCCTGACACAATATTATGGCAACCCGTCTTCAATGCACACCTTCGGCGGACAAGTGGGTAAAGCCATTAAACAAGCCAGAGAACAAGTTGCTGCTTTATTAGGAGCAGAACCGACCGAAATCGTTTTTACCAGTTGTGGGACAGAAGGAAATAACACCGCAATTCGCGCCGCCTTAGCCACAAATCCCAACAAAAAACATATTATTACGACTGAAGTTGAACACGCTGCAATTTTAAGTCAGTGCAGACAATTAGAAAGTCAAGGTTATCAAGTTACCTATCTTTCAGTTAATCGTCAAGGACAATTAGACTTAGATGAATTAGAAGCTAGTTTAACGGGTGGTACGGCAGTTGTTTCGATTATGTATGCGAATAACGAAACAGGCGTTGTTTTTCCCATTGAACAAATTGGGCAAATTGTTAAAGCTAAAGGCGCAATCTTTCATGTGGATGCGGTGCAAGCCGTTGGTAAAATTCCCCTAGATCTAAAAAATAGCACCATCGATTTACTCACCTTATCGGGTCACAAACTACACGCACCGAAAGGAATTGGGGTTTTGTATGTACGAAAAGGGGTACGTTTCCGGCCGTTATTGTTAGGGGGACACCAAGAACGGGGACGACGGGGGGGTACGGAAAATGTACCCGGAATTATTGCCCTCGGTAAAGCCAGCGAATTAGCATTAGTTCATTTGGCAGATGTGAAAAAAGAACAGCAATTGCGCGATCGCTTAGAACAAGGTTTACTCGCAAAAATTCCCAATTGTGAAGTCAATGGTCATCCGATTCAACGCTTACCTAATACCAGCAATATCGGGTTTAAATATATTGAAGGTGAAGCAATTTTACTCTCCCTCAATCAATACGGAATCTGCGCTTCTTCGGGTTCTGCTTGCACCTCTGGTTCCTTAGAACCCTCCCATGTTTTAAGAGCATTAGGTCTACCGTATTCTGTCTTACATGGTTCGATTCGCTTCTCTCTTTCTCGATATACAACAGATGAAGAAATTGACACCGTATTAAAGGTAATGCCAGAAATTGTAGAACGGTTAAGAGCATTATCTCCCTTCAAGAGTGACGAAGAAGCCTGGTTAAAAGAACAAGAAAAAGCAATTGCTACTGCCCAAAGTTAA
- the nifB gene encoding nitrogenase cofactor biosynthesis protein NifB: MSPTTELLSKLEAKAQPDALPTSQKSGSCGCSSSSSETTVDEKIQQRIAKHPCYSEEAHHHYARMHVAVAPACNIQCNYCNRKYDCANESRPGVVSELLTPEEAAHKVLVIAGKIPQMTVLGIAGPGDPLANPKHTFRTFELIAEKAPDIKLCLSTNGLMLPDYIDQIKQLNIDHVTLTINMVDPEIGVKIYPWIRYNRKRYTGIEAAKILHERQMESLEALKAADILCKVNSVMIPGINDQHLPEVNRVIREKGAFLHNIMPLISAPEHGTYFGLNGQRGPTPKELKAVQDQCSGNMKMMRHCRQCRADAVGLLGEDRSQEFTKDKFLDMTPEYNLETRQEVHAAIDQVQAEQRTVKTAKAHKKVANSPKILVAIATKGGGLVNQHFGHAREFMIYEVDANEAKFVGHRKVEQYCHGGYGEEDSLDNILKMLEGCTAVLVSKIGHCPQEQLKQAGIEAIEVYDVIEKAVTEYYHKWFSLQVCSDSILANP; encoded by the coding sequence ATGTCACCTACTACAGAACTTCTCTCGAAACTAGAAGCGAAAGCGCAACCCGATGCCCTTCCCACATCCCAAAAGTCCGGCTCCTGTGGTTGCAGTTCATCTTCTTCTGAAACGACCGTAGACGAAAAAATCCAACAGCGCATCGCCAAGCATCCCTGCTATAGCGAAGAAGCACACCATCATTACGCTAGAATGCACGTTGCTGTTGCTCCAGCTTGCAATATTCAATGTAACTACTGCAACCGCAAATATGACTGTGCGAACGAAAGCCGCCCTGGTGTTGTTAGTGAACTGCTGACCCCCGAAGAAGCCGCCCATAAGGTGCTGGTAATTGCGGGAAAAATTCCCCAAATGACAGTTTTAGGCATTGCTGGCCCTGGCGATCCCTTGGCAAACCCGAAGCACACCTTCCGCACTTTTGAACTCATTGCCGAAAAAGCCCCGGATATTAAGCTATGTCTGTCAACCAATGGCTTAATGTTACCTGACTATATTGATCAAATTAAACAACTGAATATTGATCATGTAACTCTAACCATTAATATGGTTGACCCAGAAATTGGGGTTAAAATTTATCCTTGGATTCGTTATAATCGCAAACGCTATACAGGCATTGAAGCCGCCAAAATTCTGCACGAACGGCAGATGGAAAGCTTAGAAGCCTTAAAAGCAGCAGATATTCTCTGTAAAGTTAATTCTGTTATGATTCCGGGGATTAATGATCAACATCTCCCCGAAGTTAACCGAGTGATTCGGGAAAAAGGAGCCTTTCTCCATAATATTATGCCCCTGATTTCCGCACCCGAACATGGCACTTACTTTGGTTTAAATGGTCAACGAGGGCCAACCCCTAAAGAACTGAAGGCAGTTCAAGATCAATGTTCCGGCAACATGAAGATGATGCGCCATTGTCGCCAGTGTCGCGCTGATGCCGTTGGACTTTTAGGGGAAGACCGCAGCCAGGAATTTACCAAAGACAAATTCCTAGACATGACACCCGAATATAATTTAGAAACACGGCAAGAAGTCCATGCAGCCATTGATCAAGTTCAAGCCGAACAAAGAACAGTCAAAACTGCAAAAGCCCACAAGAAAGTTGCCAATTCTCCTAAAATTTTAGTTGCTATTGCCACCAAAGGCGGTGGTTTAGTGAATCAACACTTCGGTCATGCCAGAGAATTCATGATTTATGAAGTGGATGCCAACGAAGCTAAATTTGTCGGACACCGTAAAGTTGAACAATATTGTCATGGAGGCTATGGCGAGGAAGATTCTCTCGACAATATTTTAAAAATGTTAGAAGGTTGCACGGCGGTTCTGGTTTCTAAGATTGGTCACTGTCCTCAAGAACAATTGAAACAAGCCGGAATTGAAGCGATAGAAGTCTACGATGTGATTGAAAAAGCAGTCACAGAATATTACCACAAATGGTTTTCTCTGCAAGTTTGTAGCGATTCTATCTTAGCCAATCCGTAA